Proteins found in one Salvelinus alpinus chromosome 11, SLU_Salpinus.1, whole genome shotgun sequence genomic segment:
- the LOC139534860 gene encoding myb/SANT-like DNA-binding domain-containing protein 4 isoform X1, whose amino-acid sequence MATRAAYFSPSEAQILMEAYEEVKDIIKKKGNTATVIKQREKAWQSIADRLNALNMNGPKRTWQQVKIKYKNILQNAVKKNTHRQGTGGGSPKADLTPAEDMALELNKGRPVLEGIPGGKETSIGSSQDATRFIQVSGSTVFLLEPPAQAPDDADPGEGPSAAATAHDGDDDEEETISLDSRRHEDPDAIQWENQPGNISSQAIRKLYGNHLRRQIELADIDIQYKKKKMENLALESEIKKRTIRKLDLEIKKLERELQEDDTAQNKN is encoded by the exons atggcaactagagccgcgtacttttccccatcggaagcacaaatcctcatggaggcatacgaggaggtaaaagatataattaagaagaaaggcaacaccgccacagtgataaagcaaagagaaaaagcgtggcaaagtattgcagaccgcctgaatgc attaaacatgaacgggccaaaacggacatggcagcaggtcaaaatcaaatacaagaacattctgcagaatg cagtgaaaaagaatacccacagacaaggcacgggtggtgggtcaccaaaggctgaccttaccccagcagaggacatggccttggagctaaataaaggcaggcccgtcttagaggggatccctggggggaaagagacgagcataggttcctcccaagatgccacccgcttcattcaag tgtctggcagcactgtgttcctgttagagccaccagcacaagcaccagacgatgctgatcca ggtgaaggccccagtgcagcagcaacagcacatgatggagacgatgatgaggaggagaccatctctctggattccagaaggcatgag gacccagatgctatacagtgggaaaaccagcctggcaacata agctcacaagctatcagaaagttgtatggcaaccacctccggcgccaaatagaactggcagacatagacattcagtacaagaagaaaaagatggaaaatcttgcactggagtccgaaataaaaaagaggacaattaggaaactggaccttgaaataaaaaaacttgagagggag ctccaagaagatgacacagctcaaaataaaaattag
- the LOC139534860 gene encoding uncharacterized protein isoform X2, with the protein MNGPKRTWQQVKIKYKNILQNAVKKNTHRQGTGGGSPKADLTPAEDMALELNKGRPVLEGIPGGKETSIGSSQDATRFIQVSGSTVFLLEPPAQAPDDADPGEGPSAAATAHDGDDDEEETISLDSRRHEDPDAIQWENQPGNISSQAIRKLYGNHLRRQIELADIDIQYKKKKMENLALESEIKKRTIRKLDLEIKKLERELQEDDTAQNKN; encoded by the exons atgaacgggccaaaacggacatggcagcaggtcaaaatcaaatacaagaacattctgcagaatg cagtgaaaaagaatacccacagacaaggcacgggtggtgggtcaccaaaggctgaccttaccccagcagaggacatggccttggagctaaataaaggcaggcccgtcttagaggggatccctggggggaaagagacgagcataggttcctcccaagatgccacccgcttcattcaag tgtctggcagcactgtgttcctgttagagccaccagcacaagcaccagacgatgctgatcca ggtgaaggccccagtgcagcagcaacagcacatgatggagacgatgatgaggaggagaccatctctctggattccagaaggcatgag gacccagatgctatacagtgggaaaaccagcctggcaacata agctcacaagctatcagaaagttgtatggcaaccacctccggcgccaaatagaactggcagacatagacattcagtacaagaagaaaaagatggaaaatcttgcactggagtccgaaataaaaaagaggacaattaggaaactggaccttgaaataaaaaaacttgagagggag ctccaagaagatgacacagctcaaaataaaaattag